The genomic region ccTAGACCAGCAGATATTTTCGCATTCCCCCCGATCGAGTTTTGCATTATCGACGTTAGTGATTGGTTCATCAGTGGTGCCATGGATAGAAAAATGGTCAGATGACTgctaaaaaaaaattaaaaaaattatataaaaaataagaaaaaaatCATCACATCCTGTACAGTACGGCAATGCAATCTGGTCGGCAAGTCATGATGCCAACAGCCAAGATGCAATAAGGTAAATTGCCATGTCCATACAATAACTGGACTATCGACGTCAAGGCCAGACAAATTTCAGACGAACCGCGTCTGTGCTCTGTTAGCCCATCGATCACCGTATAACTAGTCcattctcttcagcctcgtgTGCCATCAAGGCTTTACCATTGGTAGGCCCAAGGTTTCTATCTAGGTCATTTCCTTGAGGAACCACCAACAGTGATCTCTGAGGTGCAAATGGTATAAATCCGTTGATCCTGAAAGCTCAGATGAGCTCTTGTAATTTACACCGGCATTAACCTGATTCATTCACCGTACGAAGGTTATCTCACAATGGCGTAAGTGCAAAATGAAGGACTAGTTGATTGTTAGGTAGTCATGAATAAACCAGGGGTAGTATGATACCTGATTGTCAAGTACATAACGAGTATCCAAGATTTGGTACCTAGAGTAGCTAGCTCGTGTCGAAAGGGAGCGTGATTGCAAGAAATGATGCCAATCAAAAGAGCGGCCATACTATACCCATTAAGAATGAGACTCTTTTTCCATAATGAACAACTCCAGCAGTATGACTCTTTGTGAATCATCCGGCGTACAAAGTGAGATGCATGGCGAGTAACCAATGAGCTTTCACGCTTCTCACGGATCTTTTCTGGAAACCGGAAATAGCGGGGATACATCCTGCGGGGAGAAAGcaaatttaattattttatttggTCTGGTTAAATCGTCTATCGTTGATTTTGCCCCGCGATGCCCCTCCTTCAACAAAGCTCCAAGTCAAGACCTCAAATATATCATATATAAAGCACTGCCTTTCTTATTGTCTATTTTCCGGAAACAGCAGATTCGACCGAAACTCCTCACTGGCCCTGTGTTGCTCATTCAAATAGTAATCATGGGAGCCCAACAATCCTCAGAAACCTCCAATGCTGGTGGCCCAGCTCCCGTCGCAAAAACCTGTTACTACGAACTGCTCAGTGTTGAGCGTTCTGCTACAGACGACGAGTAACTCTATCCGAATATGCCCCTCTATGTTGTCTTCCTACTGACCTTTGTTTGACTAGGATCAAGCGAGCTTACCGCAGAAAAGCACTCGAGCTTCATCCTGATCGCAACATCAATGATGTTGAAACCGCCACACGCCGCTTTGCCGAAGTTCAAACTGCTTACGAGATCCTGTCTGACCCCCAAGAGAGAGCTTGGTACGATTCGCACCGCGATGCCATCCTCAGTGGAAGAgacggcgacgatgatggacaATCTACTACGTTCCGCAATGTGCGACTCACATCCGCTGAGGAGATCATGGGCCTGATCCGCAAGTTCAACGCTGCGGTACCCTTCGATGACGAACCAACAGGTTTTTATGGAATCTGCAGGGAAACCTTTGAACACTTGgccatggaagaggaagctgctgctgaccACGACGACCTCAATGTCCGGAATTACACAACTTTTGGATCCTCTGACGATGACTATGAGGATGTTGTGAAACCATTTTACACCGCATGGACTGGCTTCACAACCGTCAAGTCGTTCGCGTGGAAGGATAAATATCGACTTTCCGATGCCCCCGACCGTCGTGTCCGCCGTTTGAtggaaaaggaaaataagAAGATGCGGGAGGACGCCATTCGCGAGTTCAATGATGCTGTCAACTTCCTCGTCGGCTTCGTGCGCAAACGAGACCCCAGATACCTACCCAATTCGCAGACCCAAGACGAGCGCCAGGCTTCCCTGCGAAATGCTGCTGCGGCCCAGGCCGCTCGGTCGCGTGCTGCGAACCAGGAACGCATGGCATCATTCGAGGTTCCCGAATGGGCCCAGGCTCGATCCGACGACAATGGAGCAGAAGGGGGGTTTTCAGAATCTGAAGAGGAATCAGAGGTTGAGATTCTGGAGTGTGTCATATGCGACAAGTCGTTCAAAAGCgagaagcagcttgaagcACACGAGAAGAGTAAGAAGCACATCAAGGCTGTTCAACAAATGCGTCGACAGATGAAGCGCGAAGGTGCTGAGCTGGAGCTCGATGGGGTATCATCACCATATGAGACAAATGCGAACAAGCAAACAGATGCTGCAGCGCAGAAAGATGATGTGAAAGAGGAGTCGCTTGGATCGACTCAAGGTGGAATTGTATCACCTTCTCCAGCGGAATCGTCCCTTGCCGCGACACCTGCCGAGTCTGCAGACGCGTCAGACGACACCGACTACGCGCCCAGGGACATTGTCGAGGAGAGAATAGCTTCAGCCAGCAAACTCAAAACTACTAGCGATGTTACTAATGAAGACGACGAACTATCAGTATCAGTGCAGGATCTGTCGGTTGGTGAGCCTGCGCAGGGCAAGAAGGTcggcaaggccaaggccaagcgcGCCAAGAAAGCTGCGGCTGCACAGTCgcagaaagaagaagtatGTTGATTAACAATCATCTTTGTGTTAAGCTGACAACAGTTCATAGCCACAGTGCGGAGTTTGTGGGGAGACTTTCGCTTCTAGAACCAGGCTGTTCGTCCATATTCGAGAGGAAGGACATGCAGAGCTGAAATCAGTGACTGGTggcggcaagaagaagaaaaggtgATCGAGGATCCTACACGTCCGATATGCATATTGCATTCAACCACATCACCATTCGGCAAGTCATATCAAATGACGGGCAGCGCATGAAGAACGCGTTGCATCACGCAGCTTAAAACGACAAAAATCGTGATAAGAGGGTCGTTCGAATCGATTTCAATGTCTATCCCCACGTAACGCCTAGCCCTCCTGCCAATCATGATGGGTTGCAGGAAATTACAGCCAAAATCATAAACAAACCTACGCCGGGCCCAACAACCAATCTAGGCCTCCTGAATGGTATCCGTATCATCGTCACTTAGCGTCTCAACTTCGTCAATTGCGCCTTCGCGGCCCTCGCTTGAGCCTCCGTGGACGGCGTTTTGCTGCGCCACATGGATAATCGACTTGCCTTGGACGTGCTTAACACTACGCTTCCAGTCCTTCCAGTCCTCCTCGCTCCGAATCAGAAAACCTATCAGCATACTGGGATCCATTTCGCGAACATGGATGCGGCGCAGTCGAGCAGTATGACACGATTCTATCTCTTCGCGGGTGTAGTCCATCGGGTTCTCGTGGTATGGGAGTGCGGGCCTTGTATGATGAGGATCAAGGTAGAATAGGAAGGAACCTTGCGAGCCGATGAAGTAatgggatgaggatggaCGGCCTCTGCGCATGGTTAGTACTATAGATATGCAAAGAGTATCGTGTAGTACTCACCCTGCGATACCGACAGATTGCGGCATCTGAAGAGCTGCAATCAAAGCCTCCCAATAGACGGGAGTTATCTTATCTAGTCCCAGCCGAGTTCCTATCAATACAAGCGTGGGGTGAAAAGCTTCGCCGCTTGGCTTCGCGATTTTCATAAAGTCATCTTCGTAGACATCAGGCCCATCGCCAGTGGAGTATACCCTGATTGAGGGCTCATGTGAGTTCGCCAATGCTCTTCAAGTTGTGTGTTAGTACGAATATCGCGTGTGAGAGTGGTGAGAACTTGAACGTACTGGATACAGCGGGCTGTTGCTGATGGACCAAACCATTCACCTGGATACTTGCCACACGCGCTGGCACCGTGTCGGACGAAACTGTGGATTGAGTATGGAGCTCTTGGATCGTCGGCAAAATCTTTGAGGATTCGACATTCTTCTTCTAATGATTGTCCCTGACGCCAGTCTGTACGATGTTAGGCATGTGATAGTCTAGTGTGGTGGTCGCTTTGACTTACCTCTCCCCAGGCGAACGAGTGCGATGGTGTTTGCAAGTAAACTTTGACCAGATCGAATCATGCATCCCCACCCGCTGTCTGATGAGAATGGGCTCTGGTCCCCTAGTTGGCTCTTGAGTCTCATAGATAGTGACAGTGAAGATGTGGCTTCGGGATTCGTGGAACGAGGAATGGGTTCGAACTCGGATCTGTAAGTCATCCATATCCTTGATTCAAAATCGGTTATGAAGCCAGATGGCCATCCGCCGTCATTCGACTG from Fusarium fujikuroi IMI 58289 draft genome, chromosome FFUJ_chr04 harbors:
- a CDS encoding dnaJ-like protein yields the protein MGAQQSSETSNAGGPAPVAKTCYYELLSVERSATDDEIKRAYRRKALELHPDRNINDVETATRRFAEVQTAYEILSDPQERAWYDSHRDAILSGRDGDDDGQSTTFRNVRLTSAEEIMGLIRKFNAAVPFDDEPTGFYGICRETFEHLAMEEEAAADHDDLNVRNYTTFGSSDDDYEDVVKPFYTAWTGFTTVKSFAWKDKYRLSDAPDRRVRRLMEKENKKMREDAIREFNDAVNFLVGFVRKRDPRYLPNSQTQDERQASLRNAAAAQAARSRAANQERMASFEVPEWAQARSDDNGAEGGFSESEEESEVEILECVICDKSFKSEKQLEAHEKSKKHIKAVQQMRRQMKREGAELELDGVSSPYETNANKQTDAAAQKDDVKEESLGSTQGGIVSPSPAESSLAATPAESADASDDTDYAPRDIVEERIASASKLKTTSDVTNEDDELSVSVQDLSVGEPAQGKKVGKAKAKRAKKAAAAQSQKEEPQCGVCGETFASRTRLFVHIREEGHAELKSVTGGGKKKKR
- a CDS encoding related to ATG4-essential for autophagocytosis, which gives rise to MENAMANVDLGRYRRIVQMFWDPEPTNDVAHDHPVWCLGRSYKLSDKKNTKSDEQNPQTPPPAPKSDTEDQDTTRSPNIPTNAPETPPESISSSFSSSLAYDDQSNDGGWPSGFITDFESRIWMTYRSEFEPIPRSTNPEATSSLSLSMRLKSQLGDQSPFSSDSGWGCMIRSGQSLLANTIALVRLGRDWRQGQSLEEECRILKDFADDPRAPYSIHSFVRHGASACGKYPGEWFGPSATARCIQALANSHEPSIRVYSTGDGPDVYEDDFMKIAKPSGEAFHPTLVLIGTRLGLDKITPVYWEALIAALQMPQSVGIAGGRPSSSHYFIGSQGSFLFYLDPHHTRPALPYHENPMDYTREEIESCHTARLRRIHVREMDPSMLIGFLIRSEEDWKDWKRSVKHVQGKSIIHVAQQNAVHGGSSEGREGAIDEVETLSDDDTDTIQEA